ACTTACAATAACTGCAACACCATATTTTCCTTCTTTAGCACCTGCCACTTTAAGATTATCAATAACTGACAATCCACCATCAAGTTCTTTAAATATCATATTACTTCCTTACAAAAAATAAATTAATAATCATCCGAATAATCCAAGTTTGATTCACCTTTTTCAAGGTAATTTGATTCATCCTTCTCTGAATCGTAAGCAAGATCATCATTTGTATCGGTTAAGTTTGTAGTCATTTCATGAGTAACATTCTCAATGTGAGTTGTGTTGTTAGCCACATCAGCACCATCATCTGAAATAACCATAGATACACCAATGCCAGCACCTACACAAAATGCAATTAATGCTATAATCATAAACACAACAAGTGTTCCATCGTTTTTAGACGTCACTTTAATCCCTTTCTTTTAATTATTTTTTAATAAACTACTATTATTTAAACATTAAGACAATACTGCATAAATAAGTGCCAATACTATTCCAACAAAACCAAACATTCCTAAACCAAATATGGATAAAACATACACAAATATAAACACAAATGCAAATATTCCAATCAATTTGCCTTTTTGATTTTCAATTAAATCTATAATTGTCCTTGAAAATTCAGAAGGAATATTGTAAGCATATAACCCGTTAGCCAATTCAAATACAACCAGTGATAATGGAGATGATGAATTTAAACTATCTACCAATTGAGCCCTTTCACCAGCTTCCCTTCTACTTCTGCCAATTCCTGCTCTGATTTTTGCACCATTATCTAAAGCAAACCATGCAGAATCAAGCCCTGCACGAATAGCCAAATCTTTTGATGGGAATCTGGCTATAAAATCATCTCCCCCTTCACGATAACCTTCTAATTCTCCTTCACACTCGGTTTCAATGAAATTTTTAATTCCTGTCATCAATTCAACAAGCTTATTTCTACCATTTTTACTGATAAAGCCTGTTGAATCTATTAAATCAATGAACAAATAATTTTGAAATTCTTTAGGTTTGGACTGCATTAGTTTAAACGGTTCGTCAAACACAAGTGCATATTCACCACCAAGTTTGGTAAATGCAACACCTGGGAAATTTCCAACATTCTGAGTGTAATTAATTGACCTCTCAATAGAAGCAGCTCCGGTCATACCTACTGCAGAAATAATTGGAACTCCTTCTTCCAGCCCTATTCCGATAATTTCAATAGCCACCCTTATTGCATCATTTTTACTTAACATTCTTGCAACAAGTTCTGTAGAGCTCTTTTCAACTATCAATCCTTTCTCATTTTCAATGATTTTTACAAGTATATTAATTAAATTAGATGGATGAGGGAGCTCGACATAGAAGTAACGGTCACTACCCATAATAATGTTACTTACAAGTGCATATTCTTCAACTTTATTTTCGGCTGCTTTCAGTTCATAAAAATTATAGTTTTCCGGGAGATTTTCTACACCAACATCCCGCTTAAGATTTTCTAAAATACTTTCAGATGTAATTTCGGCTTTTTCAAGTTCAAAAAGAATAGTTTGAGTATAATTAAATAGCTCAACATACTCTGTTTCAACAGAATTTGTTGGAAAAAACTTAGTTCCAACACTAATTGGATTAAGTTTTGTAGATAGCTTAATAAGTTCTTTAGTTAAGCTATTAACCATCCAAACTTCCTCCTTTTTCTAGCTCAATCTCAAAATCTCCAGGTTTCTCCAAAAGCATATCTGGTTTAACAGAAACAAATGGAAATTTCCAAGATCCGAGCCTTCCGGCTATAGTGCTGGCAATGTTTCTTGAATTTTTCTTAATGAATACTTCATCATGAGTACTTACGCGAACCAAAACATTATAAGGAGCATGTTCTGTAACTTCATCAGCCAGCATTATATTTAACTCAAAAGTGCCAGGTCTGGTAAATAAATCATTACGAACAGCTATCAATGGTTTTTTCTCAAGTCTTAACCTGTCAGCAACAGTAACAGAAATATTACCTGCATTTTTAACAGCTAATTTGTAATCCTTTGGATGGACCAATACGAAAATAACATAAGGAGCAGCCACTTCCACATCATCAACCATGTCCACAATCTTGTTAAACATAGGTATTTTTGAAAAGACCTTTTCTAATTTAGAACTGGTGTCATTATCATTATCTATACGGATAATTGCCTGTTTAGCAATGTTTAATGGTGAAATTTCCAAACCTTCTTTTCCGGTATAAACTTCCCATCTTTTGAAGTTTAATTCTTTGATAATCTCATCAGATATGTGCTGCAAAATGTTTTTATCCTTTTTAGGTGATTTAGGTTTCCCAAATGTAACTCTGCCATTTTCTATTACAAAAGGAATCCTCATAGAATTAATATTTTTAAATTCAGCAGCATAGTCTCTGAATTTGTCATTAGATAAAATTTTAGCTTTTTCATTATGGGCTATATTGAGAATAAAATGATCAGCATCATTACCTGCCGGAACTTCCTCTACATTTTCACTTTCCAACAGTTTTTCAAATTTTTCTTTATCATCAATGTCATGACGTAGTGATGCATCAGCAATTATTACAAATTCATCACCACTTTCTTCTAAAGATTTAACCGCAGCTAAAATATTGGACATTTGAGGCTGTGAATTTTCATTTTTTGTACTATATGCAACATTTGAAGCATCAACAACAACTTTCACATTATCACCTAAAATCTATTTAATTAATATTATATTATTTGTAAATTGTATATTTAAATTTAATTAAGAGTTAACTAAATGCTATTTCTCGGATATTCTCCAAATAAAAACCTTTCTCCATCAACTTTATTAAGAAATATCCTAATTGTATCTTCAGTAATTTCATATACATTATATGAATTTTTATCATCTCCTCTAAGTTTATTAGAAGATAATGATCCCGCATTAACAAACAGAGTATTATTCATTTTCCAGATATTTGGAACATGCTTGTGTCCTGCAAGTACCAAATCAACTTCATGGTCAGTTAATGTTTTAAGAACATCTCCTGCATCAGTTAATACATTACGTTCCCTACCTGTTTTTGGAATAGGAATTACATGATGATGAAGAGCCACAATACTAAATAACTCCTCAATAACACATTGGTCTAACTGATGTTCCATCCAAAGATGCTGTGGCCTACCAACATTTCCACTGGATATGTCTGGAGAACTGCTGTCTAATCCTATAACCACAAATTCATCATCTTTTGTAAGTTTCCAGCTACATTCCCCTATTAACTCTTCAAAAGTTTCATAACCCAAATTACGGGCATCATGGTTTCCAGGTACTGCAAATAATGGTGCATCAAACATCTCCAAATATTTGGTAGCTTGGATAAATTCACTATAATAACCATTATTAGTCAAATCACCTGTTAATATTATCATGTCCGGATTTATGGCATTTATTTCAGCTACAGCCTTTATAAAAACATCTTCTTCAAATCCCAATTCACTAATATGTAAATCAGAAATATGTACAATAAGAGGCATATTATTATCCTATTGATTTAATTTTAAGATAGCTTCTGCAAGATCACCATTAGTATCTTCCAAAGCTGCTTTTGCTTCATCTTCAGATACATTTGCTTGATTAGCTACCATTTCAATATCTTCATCAGGAATAACAAGTTCTTCATCAATTGCTACTTCATGTGCTTTACCGGTTACTTGATAAGTTTCCTGACCCATTACATTCATCAAACTTACTTCAGCATTTGGAATGACTAATTCTTTATCTTCTAAACGGATAATGACTTCTTTGACTCCTTTAAGATCTTTCATATCCATTCCCATCTTTTTCATTTGTCTTTCCATTTTTTTCATCTGCTTTGCATTCATACCAGGTATCATAATACTGTCCTCATTAATTTAATATTAGTAATTAGTTATATCTTTCAATATTATTAAAATTAATTATAGAATTCAAAATTATACAAACATAACCTTTATTTATACCAAGTATATAAGATAAACTGTTTAACGAACATTAAATACTGGGGGATAAATTATGAAAGTTCTGTTTGTTAACCCACCGCAAACGGCCTCAAAATATAAATTTATGGGAGTAATAGCACCACCATTAGGTATTGCATATATGGCTGGAGTACTGCAAGAAAACAATATTGATGTTGAAATACTTG
This genomic stretch from Methanobrevibacter smithii ATCC 35061 harbors:
- a CDS encoding NYN domain-containing protein; the protein is MKVVVDASNVAYSTKNENSQPQMSNILAAVKSLEESGDEFVIIADASLRHDIDDKEKFEKLLESENVEEVPAGNDADHFILNIAHNEKAKILSNDKFRDYAAEFKNINSMRIPFVIENGRVTFGKPKSPKKDKNILQHISDEIIKELNFKRWEVYTGKEGLEISPLNIAKQAIIRIDNDNDTSSKLEKVFSKIPMFNKIVDMVDDVEVAAPYVIFVLVHPKDYKLAVKNAGNISVTVADRLRLEKKPLIAVRNDLFTRPGTFELNIMLADEVTEHAPYNVLVRVSTHDEVFIKKNSRNIASTIAGRLGSWKFPFVSVKPDMLLEKPGDFEIELEKGGSLDG
- a CDS encoding nascent polypeptide-associated complex protein; the protein is MIPGMNAKQMKKMERQMKKMGMDMKDLKGVKEVIIRLEDKELVIPNAEVSLMNVMGQETYQVTGKAHEVAIDEELVIPDEDIEMVANQANVSEDEAKAALEDTNGDLAEAILKLNQ
- a CDS encoding metallophosphoesterase family protein, whose amino-acid sequence is MPLIVHISDLHISELGFEEDVFIKAVAEINAINPDMIILTGDLTNNGYYSEFIQATKYLEMFDAPLFAVPGNHDARNLGYETFEELIGECSWKLTKDDEFVVIGLDSSSPDISSGNVGRPQHLWMEHQLDQCVIEELFSIVALHHHVIPIPKTGRERNVLTDAGDVLKTLTDHEVDLVLAGHKHVPNIWKMNNTLFVNAGSLSSNKLRGDDKNSYNVYEITEDTIRIFLNKVDGERFLFGEYPRNSI